The following are encoded together in the Drosophila sechellia strain sech25 chromosome 3R, ASM438219v1, whole genome shotgun sequence genome:
- the LOC6607654 gene encoding bifunctional glutamate/proline--tRNA ligase isoform X2: protein MLNYLACGSLSSTSKKASSPVSSSGQASELNSQITQQGDLVRDLKSKKAAKDQIDVAVKKLIALKADYKSATGKDWKPGQAAAPSAPAASSSTANDAVSVNASIVKQGDLVRDLKGKKASKPEIDAAVKTLLELKAQYKTLTGQDWKPGTVPPTAAPSPSAAPCSGANDSVAQILSQITAQGDKVRELKSAKADKATVDAAVKTLLSLKADYKAATGSDWKPGTTAPAPAATPVKVKQEKNPEPASALAVNTLLDKIAQQGDKIRQLKSAKSEKSLVDAEVKLLLALKTDYKSLTGQEWKPGTVAPAPTTVAMVDLTGGDSGSDVDSVLSKIQAQGDKIRKLKSEKAAKNVIDPEVKALLALKAEYKTVSGKDWTPDAKAEPAVVKEEASPVSMASPAKDELTQEINAQGNKVRDAKGNKAAKEVIDAEVAKLLALKAKYKEVTGTDFPVAGRGGGGGGGSAKKAPKEAQPKPAKPVKKEPAADASGAVKKQTRLGLEATKEDNLPDWYSQVITKGEMIEYYDVSGCYILRHWSFAIWKAIKTWFDAEITRMGVKECYFPIFVSKAVLEKEKTHIADFAPEVAWVTKSGDSDLAEPIAVRPTSETVMYPAYAKWVQSYRDLPIRLNQWNNVVRWEFKQPTPFLRTREFLWQEGHTAFADKEEAAKEVLDILDLYALVYTHLLAIPVVKGRKTEKEKFAGGDYTTTVEAFISASGRAIQGATSHHLGQNFSKMFEIVYEDPETQQKKYVYQNSWGLTTRTIGVMIMVHADNQGLVLPPHVACIQAIVVPCGITVNTKDDERAQLLDACKALEKRLVGGGVRCEGDYRDNYSPGWKFNHWELKGVPLRLEVGPKDLKAQQLVAVRRDTGEKITIPLADVEKKIPALLETIHESMLNKAQEDMASHTKKVSNWTDFCGFLEQKNILLAPFCGEISCEDKIKADSARGEEAEPGAPAMGAKSLCIPFDQPAAIAASDKCINPSCTNKPKFYTLFGRSY, encoded by the exons ATGCTGAACTACCTAGCGTGTGGATCGTTATCGTCAACCTCA AAAAAGGCATCATCACCTGTAAGTTCTTCCGGACAAGCTTCCGAATTGAACAGCCAAATTACCCAGCAAGGCGATCTGGTCCGAGATCTGAAATCTAAGAAAGCAGCCAAGGATCAAATCGACGTTGCTGTGAAGAAGCTGATCGCCCTGAAAGCGGACTACAAATCAGCTACGGGAAAGGATTGGAAGCCAGGGcaagctgctgctccttctgcACCTGCCGCCAGCTCATCCACTGCCAACGACGCCGTTTCAGTTAATGCCAGCATTGTCAAACAAGGCGATTTGGTCAGAGATCTAAAGGGAAAGAAGGCTAGCAAACCAGAGATTGACGCTGCTGTAAAAACTCTTCTTGAACTTAAGGCTCAGTACAAGACTCTCACCGGTCAGGATTGGAAACCAGGCACTGTACCTCCCACTGCcgctccatctccatctgctGCTCCCTGCTCCGGTGCCAACGATTCGGTGGCCCAAATTCTTAGCCAAATCACTGCCCAGGGTGACAAAGTTCGGGAGCTGAAGTCAGCTAAAGCCGATAAGGCTACCGTTGATGCTGCAGTAAAGACGCTGCTCAGTTTGAAGGCTGACTACAAAGCAGCCACCGGCAGTGACTGGAAACCAGGTACcacagctccagctccagcagcaACTCCTGTAAAAGTCAAGCAGGAGAAGAATCCGGAGCCAGCTTCTGCCCTTGCTGTAAACACACTGCTTGACAAGATCGCCCAACAAGGTGATAAAATCCGTCAATTGAAATCGGCGAAATCGGAAAAATCCCTTGTTGATGCCGAGGTTAAACTTTTGCTGGCTTTGAAAACGGACTACAAATCGCTAACTGGTCAAGAGTGGAAACCAGGTACTGTGGCACCCGCTCCCACAACTGTAGCTATGGTCGATCTTACTGGTGGAGATTCAGGCAGTGACGTAGACAGTGTCTTGAGCAAGATTCAAGCCCAAGGTGATAAGATCAGAAAATTGAAGTCCGAGAAGGCAGCCAAGAACGTAATCGATCCTGAGGTTAAGGCTCTGCTTGCTCTTAAAGCTGAATATAAGACGGTGAGCGGTAAGGACTGGACGCCAGACGCTAAGGCTGAACCCGCTGTAGTAAAAGAGGAAGCTAGTCCCGTTTCGATGGCATCGCCAGCTAAGGATGAACTCACCCAGGAGATTAATGCTCAGGGGAACAAGGTACGCGACGCGAAAGGTAACAAGGCAGCCAAGGAGGTCATCGATGCTGAAGTGGCCAAGTTGTTGGCCCTCAAGGCCAAGTACAAGGAAGTCACGGGCACCGATTTCCCCGTAGCAGGtcgcggtggcggcggcggtggaggtTCCGCCAAGAAAGCGCCAAAAGAGGCACAACCAAAGCCAGCAAAGCCGGTAAAGAAGGAACCTGCTGCCGATGCTTCCGGAGCTGTGAAAAAGCAAACCCGCCTGGGTCTGGAGGCTACCAAGGAGGATAACTTGCCTGACTGGTACTCGCAGGTTATCACCAAGGGAGAGATGATCGAATATTACGACGTGTCTGGATGCTACATTCTGCGTCACTGGTCCTTCGCCATCTGGAAAGCTATCAAGACTTGGTTTGATGCTGAGATTACACGCATGGGCGTTAAGGAGTGCTACTTCCCGATCTTCGTTTCTAAAGCTGTGCTGGAGAAGGAGAAGACGCATATCGCGGACTTCGCTCCGGAGGTGGCCTGGGTCACCAAGTCCGGTGACTCTGATTTGGCTGAGCCAATCGCCGTGCGTCCTACCTCCGAGACCGTCATGTACCCCGCCTACGCCAAATGGGTACAGTCCTACAGGGATCTGCCGATTCGCCTCAATCAGTGGAATAACGTTGTC CGCTGGGAATTCAAGCAGCCAACTCCTTTCCTACGTACCCGCGAGTTCCTGTGGCAGGAGGGTCACACCGCCTTCGCCGACAAGGAAGAAGCCGCCAAGGAAGTTCTTGACATTCTCGATCTTTATGCCCTGGTGTACACCCATCTGCTGGCCATTCCCGTAGTCAAGGGCCGCAAGACTGAGAAGGAGAAGTTCGCTGGTGGTGACTACACCACCACCGTGGAGGCATTCATCTCGGCTTCAGGACGTGCCATTCAAGGTGCTACCAGTCATCATTTGGGCCAGAATTTCTCGAAGATGTTCGAAATCGTTTACGAGGACCCTGAAACGCAGCAGAAGAAGTACGTTTACCAGAACTCCTGGGGCCTCACTACCCGCACTATTGGCGTGATGATCATGGTGCATGCCGACAACCAGGGCCTGGTGTTGCCCCCACACGTCGCCTGTATTCAGGCCATTGTGGTGCCCTGCGGCATCACCGTTAACACGAAGGATGACGAGCGGGCGCAGCTACTGGACGCTTGCAAGGCCCTTGAGAAGCGCCTTGTCGGCGGTGGAGTTCGTTGCGAGGGTGACTACCGTGACAACTATTCGCCCGGCTGGAAGTTTAATCACTGGGAACTGAAGGGCGTGCCGCTGCGATTGGAAGTGGGTCCCAAGGACCTAAAGGCCCAACAACTGGTGGCCGTGCGTCGCGACACTGGCGAAAAGATCACCATACCGCTGGCCGATGTGGAGAAGAAGATACCTGCGCTGCTCGAAACCATTCACGAGAGCATGCTTAATAAGGCGCAAGAGGATATGGCCAGTCACACGAAAAAGGTCAGCAACTGGACGGACTTCTGTGGTTTCCTAGAGCAGAAAAACATCCTTTTGGCTCCCTTCTGCGGCGAGATCAGTTGCGAGGACAAGATCAAGGCAGACAGCGCCCGCGGCGAAGAGGCCGAGCCAGGAGCTCCAGCGATGGGTGCCAAGTCGCTGTGTATTCCCTTCGATCAACCAGCTGCCATCGCGGCTAGCGATAAGTGCATCAACCCCAGCTGCACCAACAAGCCCAAGTTCTACACGCTCTTCGGACGAAGCTACTAA
- the LOC6607654 gene encoding bifunctional glutamate/proline--tRNA ligase isoform X1: MSIKLKANLNNPPISGLATAHLINGTVPVEIVWSKEETSLQFPDNRLLVCHSNNDVLRALARAAPDYKLYGETAIERTQIDHWLSFSLTCEDDISWALSFLDKSIAPVTYLVANKLTIADFALFNEMHSRYEFLAAKGIPQHVQRWYDLITAQPLIQKALQSLPEDAKVKRSPQSSKEQTPAKTGERKQEGKFVDLPGAEMGKVVVRFPPEASGYLHIGHAKAALLNQYYALAFQGTLIMRFDDTNPAKETVEFENVILGDLEQLQIKPDVFTHTSNYFDLMLDYCVRLIKESKAYVDDTPPEQMKLEREQRVESANRSNSVEKNLSLWQEMVKGSEKGQKYCVRAKIDMSSPNGCMRDPTIYRCKNEPHPRTGTKYKVYPTYDFACPIVDAIENVTHTLRTTEYHDRDDQFYWFIDALKLRKPYIWSYSRLNMTNTVLSKRKLTWFVDSGLVDGWDDPRFPTVRGIIRRGMTVEGLKEFIIAQGSSKSVVFMNWDKIWAFNKKVIDPIAPRYTALEKEKRVIVNVAGAKVERIQVSVHPKDESLGKKTVLLGPRIYIDYVDAEALKEGENATFINWGNILIKKVNKDASGNITSVDAALNLENKDFKKTLKLTWLAVEDDPSVYPPTFCVYFDNIISKAVLGKDEDFKQFIGHKTRDEVPMLGDPELKKCKKGDIIQLQRRGFFKVDVAYAPPSGYTNVPSPIVLFSIPDGHTKDVPTSGLKVNAPDAKATKKASSPVSSSGQASELNSQITQQGDLVRDLKSKKAAKDQIDVAVKKLIALKADYKSATGKDWKPGQAAAPSAPAASSSTANDAVSVNASIVKQGDLVRDLKGKKASKPEIDAAVKTLLELKAQYKTLTGQDWKPGTVPPTAAPSPSAAPCSGANDSVAQILSQITAQGDKVRELKSAKADKATVDAAVKTLLSLKADYKAATGSDWKPGTTAPAPAATPVKVKQEKNPEPASALAVNTLLDKIAQQGDKIRQLKSAKSEKSLVDAEVKLLLALKTDYKSLTGQEWKPGTVAPAPTTVAMVDLTGGDSGSDVDSVLSKIQAQGDKIRKLKSEKAAKNVIDPEVKALLALKAEYKTVSGKDWTPDAKAEPAVVKEEASPVSMASPAKDELTQEINAQGNKVRDAKGNKAAKEVIDAEVAKLLALKAKYKEVTGTDFPVAGRGGGGGGGSAKKAPKEAQPKPAKPVKKEPAADASGAVKKQTRLGLEATKEDNLPDWYSQVITKGEMIEYYDVSGCYILRHWSFAIWKAIKTWFDAEITRMGVKECYFPIFVSKAVLEKEKTHIADFAPEVAWVTKSGDSDLAEPIAVRPTSETVMYPAYAKWVQSYRDLPIRLNQWNNVVRWEFKQPTPFLRTREFLWQEGHTAFADKEEAAKEVLDILDLYALVYTHLLAIPVVKGRKTEKEKFAGGDYTTTVEAFISASGRAIQGATSHHLGQNFSKMFEIVYEDPETQQKKYVYQNSWGLTTRTIGVMIMVHADNQGLVLPPHVACIQAIVVPCGITVNTKDDERAQLLDACKALEKRLVGGGVRCEGDYRDNYSPGWKFNHWELKGVPLRLEVGPKDLKAQQLVAVRRDTGEKITIPLADVEKKIPALLETIHESMLNKAQEDMASHTKKVSNWTDFCGFLEQKNILLAPFCGEISCEDKIKADSARGEEAEPGAPAMGAKSLCIPFDQPAAIAASDKCINPSCTNKPKFYTLFGRSY, encoded by the exons ATGTCAATAAAGCTCAAAGCGAACCTCAACAATCCGCCCATAA GTGGCCTAGCGACGGCGCACCTAATTAATGGCACGGTACCCGTGGAGATAGTGTGGAGCAAGGAGGAGACTTCGCTGCAGTTTCCAGATAATCGCCTGTTGGTGTGCCACTCCAACAACGATGTGCTCCGCGCCCTCGCTCGCGCTGCTCCGGACTACAAGCTGTACGGAGAAACGGCCATCGAACGGACACAGATTGATCACTGGCTATCTTTCTCACTGACCTGCGAGGATGACATATCCTGGGCTCTCTCCTTCCTGGACAAGTCCATTGCCCCGGTGACATACCTGGTGGCCAATAAGCTGACTATCGCCGATTTTGCACTGTTCAACGAGATGCACTCGCGCTATGAGTTCCTCGCCGCCAAGGGAATTCCTCAGCACGTGCAGCGTTGGTATGACCTCATCACCGCCCAGCCGTTGATCCAGAAGGCGCTGCAGTCCCTGCCAGAGGATGCAAAGGTTAAGAGAAGTCCACAGTCTTCCAAGGAGCAGACACCCGCCAAAACGGGCGAGCGCAAGCAGGAGGGCAAGTTCGTGGATTTGCCAGGTGCCGAGATGGGCAAGGTGGTTGTGCGCTTCCCGCCAGAAGCCTCCGGCTATCTACACATTGGTCATGCTAAGGCGGCTCTGCTGAATCAGTACTACGCCTTGGCGTTTCAAGGAACGCTGATCATGAGATTCGATGACACGAATCCAGCCAAGGAGACAGTCGAGTTCGAAAATGTCATTCTCGGCGATCTCGAGCAGCTGCAGATCAAGCCCGACGTATTTACGCACACATCGAACTACTTCGACCTAATGCTCGACTACTGTGTCCGTCTGATCAAGGAGAGCAAGGCCTATGTGGATGATACCCCTCCGGAGCAAATGAAGCTGGAGCGCGAGCAACGCGTGGAGTCCGCAAATCGTTCCAACT CTGTCGAGAAAAATCTTTCGCTGTGGCAGGAGATGGTTAAGGGATCTGAGAAGGGTCAAAAATACTGCGTGCGCGCCAAGATCGACATGAGCTCTCCCAACGGGTGTATGCGTGACCCCACCATCTATCGCTGCAAGAACGAGCCACATCCACGCACGGGAACCAAATACAA gGTGTACCCCACCTACGACTTTGCCTGCCCTATTGTGGACGCCATCGAAAATGTGACCCACACCCTGCGCACCACTGAGTACCATGACCGAGATGATCAGTTCTACTGGTTCATTGATGCCCTGAAGCTAAGAAAACCGTACATCTGGTCATACAGTCGATTGAACATGACCAACACTGTGTTGTCCAAGAGGAAACTTACCTGGTTTGTGGATTCTGGTCTGGTTGACGGCTGGGATGATCCTCGATTCCCAACGGTGCGTGGTATCATTCGACGCGGAATGACAGTGGAGGGCTTAAAGGAGTTCATCATTGCCCAAGGCAGCAGTAAATCCGTAGTGTTCATGAACTGGGATAAGATCTGGGCCTTCAACAAGAAGGTCATCGATCCGATTGCTCCTCGTTACACTGCTTTGGAGAAGGAGAAGCGCGTTATTGTTAATGTGGCTGGCGCTAAGGTGGAAAGGATCCAGGTGTCCGTGCATCCCAAGGATGAATCGCTGGGTAAAAAGACCGTCTTGTTGGGTCCCCGCATCTACATTGACTACGTTGATGCCGAAGCCTTGAAGGAGGGTGAAAATGCAACTTTCATTAACTGGGGCAACATCCTTATCAAGAAGGTAAACAAGGATGCATCTGGAAACATAACTTCCGTTGATGCTGCTCTCAATTTGGAGAACAAGGACTTCAAAAAGACTCTTAAACTCACCTGGTTGGCTGTGGAAGATGATCCCAGTGTCTATCCACCCACTTTCTGCGTTTACTTTGACAATATCATCAGCAAAGCTGTTCTGGGCAAGGACGAGGACTTTAAGCAGTTTATTGGCCACAAGACCCGCGATGAGGTTCCCATGCTGGGCGATCCTGAACTGAAGAAGTGCAAGAAGGGTGATATTATCCAGTTACAGAGGCGTGGCTTCTTTAAGGTGGACGTCGCTTATGCACCGCCCAGTGGATACACAAATGTTCCTTCTCCCATTGTTTTGTTCTCTATTCCTGATGGACATACGAAGGATGTGCCAACTTCAGGTCTGAAAGTCAATGCTCCGGATGCCAAGGCGACG AAAAAGGCATCATCACCTGTAAGTTCTTCCGGACAAGCTTCCGAATTGAACAGCCAAATTACCCAGCAAGGCGATCTGGTCCGAGATCTGAAATCTAAGAAAGCAGCCAAGGATCAAATCGACGTTGCTGTGAAGAAGCTGATCGCCCTGAAAGCGGACTACAAATCAGCTACGGGAAAGGATTGGAAGCCAGGGcaagctgctgctccttctgcACCTGCCGCCAGCTCATCCACTGCCAACGACGCCGTTTCAGTTAATGCCAGCATTGTCAAACAAGGCGATTTGGTCAGAGATCTAAAGGGAAAGAAGGCTAGCAAACCAGAGATTGACGCTGCTGTAAAAACTCTTCTTGAACTTAAGGCTCAGTACAAGACTCTCACCGGTCAGGATTGGAAACCAGGCACTGTACCTCCCACTGCcgctccatctccatctgctGCTCCCTGCTCCGGTGCCAACGATTCGGTGGCCCAAATTCTTAGCCAAATCACTGCCCAGGGTGACAAAGTTCGGGAGCTGAAGTCAGCTAAAGCCGATAAGGCTACCGTTGATGCTGCAGTAAAGACGCTGCTCAGTTTGAAGGCTGACTACAAAGCAGCCACCGGCAGTGACTGGAAACCAGGTACcacagctccagctccagcagcaACTCCTGTAAAAGTCAAGCAGGAGAAGAATCCGGAGCCAGCTTCTGCCCTTGCTGTAAACACACTGCTTGACAAGATCGCCCAACAAGGTGATAAAATCCGTCAATTGAAATCGGCGAAATCGGAAAAATCCCTTGTTGATGCCGAGGTTAAACTTTTGCTGGCTTTGAAAACGGACTACAAATCGCTAACTGGTCAAGAGTGGAAACCAGGTACTGTGGCACCCGCTCCCACAACTGTAGCTATGGTCGATCTTACTGGTGGAGATTCAGGCAGTGACGTAGACAGTGTCTTGAGCAAGATTCAAGCCCAAGGTGATAAGATCAGAAAATTGAAGTCCGAGAAGGCAGCCAAGAACGTAATCGATCCTGAGGTTAAGGCTCTGCTTGCTCTTAAAGCTGAATATAAGACGGTGAGCGGTAAGGACTGGACGCCAGACGCTAAGGCTGAACCCGCTGTAGTAAAAGAGGAAGCTAGTCCCGTTTCGATGGCATCGCCAGCTAAGGATGAACTCACCCAGGAGATTAATGCTCAGGGGAACAAGGTACGCGACGCGAAAGGTAACAAGGCAGCCAAGGAGGTCATCGATGCTGAAGTGGCCAAGTTGTTGGCCCTCAAGGCCAAGTACAAGGAAGTCACGGGCACCGATTTCCCCGTAGCAGGtcgcggtggcggcggcggtggaggtTCCGCCAAGAAAGCGCCAAAAGAGGCACAACCAAAGCCAGCAAAGCCGGTAAAGAAGGAACCTGCTGCCGATGCTTCCGGAGCTGTGAAAAAGCAAACCCGCCTGGGTCTGGAGGCTACCAAGGAGGATAACTTGCCTGACTGGTACTCGCAGGTTATCACCAAGGGAGAGATGATCGAATATTACGACGTGTCTGGATGCTACATTCTGCGTCACTGGTCCTTCGCCATCTGGAAAGCTATCAAGACTTGGTTTGATGCTGAGATTACACGCATGGGCGTTAAGGAGTGCTACTTCCCGATCTTCGTTTCTAAAGCTGTGCTGGAGAAGGAGAAGACGCATATCGCGGACTTCGCTCCGGAGGTGGCCTGGGTCACCAAGTCCGGTGACTCTGATTTGGCTGAGCCAATCGCCGTGCGTCCTACCTCCGAGACCGTCATGTACCCCGCCTACGCCAAATGGGTACAGTCCTACAGGGATCTGCCGATTCGCCTCAATCAGTGGAATAACGTTGTC CGCTGGGAATTCAAGCAGCCAACTCCTTTCCTACGTACCCGCGAGTTCCTGTGGCAGGAGGGTCACACCGCCTTCGCCGACAAGGAAGAAGCCGCCAAGGAAGTTCTTGACATTCTCGATCTTTATGCCCTGGTGTACACCCATCTGCTGGCCATTCCCGTAGTCAAGGGCCGCAAGACTGAGAAGGAGAAGTTCGCTGGTGGTGACTACACCACCACCGTGGAGGCATTCATCTCGGCTTCAGGACGTGCCATTCAAGGTGCTACCAGTCATCATTTGGGCCAGAATTTCTCGAAGATGTTCGAAATCGTTTACGAGGACCCTGAAACGCAGCAGAAGAAGTACGTTTACCAGAACTCCTGGGGCCTCACTACCCGCACTATTGGCGTGATGATCATGGTGCATGCCGACAACCAGGGCCTGGTGTTGCCCCCACACGTCGCCTGTATTCAGGCCATTGTGGTGCCCTGCGGCATCACCGTTAACACGAAGGATGACGAGCGGGCGCAGCTACTGGACGCTTGCAAGGCCCTTGAGAAGCGCCTTGTCGGCGGTGGAGTTCGTTGCGAGGGTGACTACCGTGACAACTATTCGCCCGGCTGGAAGTTTAATCACTGGGAACTGAAGGGCGTGCCGCTGCGATTGGAAGTGGGTCCCAAGGACCTAAAGGCCCAACAACTGGTGGCCGTGCGTCGCGACACTGGCGAAAAGATCACCATACCGCTGGCCGATGTGGAGAAGAAGATACCTGCGCTGCTCGAAACCATTCACGAGAGCATGCTTAATAAGGCGCAAGAGGATATGGCCAGTCACACGAAAAAGGTCAGCAACTGGACGGACTTCTGTGGTTTCCTAGAGCAGAAAAACATCCTTTTGGCTCCCTTCTGCGGCGAGATCAGTTGCGAGGACAAGATCAAGGCAGACAGCGCCCGCGGCGAAGAGGCCGAGCCAGGAGCTCCAGCGATGGGTGCCAAGTCGCTGTGTATTCCCTTCGATCAACCAGCTGCCATCGCGGCTAGCGATAAGTGCATCAACCCCAGCTGCACCAACAAGCCCAAGTTCTACACGCTCTTCGGACGAAGCTACTAA